GAAGTAACGGACGAGCAGTGGGAGACTATCATGCAGACAAATTTAAAATCGGCTTTCTTCGCTTCACAATTGGCGGGTCAGCATATGAAAGAACGTGGGACTGGGAAGATCATTAACATCTCTTCGGTAGGTGGGCATACGGCTTTGCGGACAGGGGTCGTATATGGTGCGACCAAAGCTGCATTAATTCATATGACCAAAGTGCTCGCACTGGAATGGGGCAAGTATGGAATCCGTGTCAATTCAGTAGGGCCATGGTATTTCCGAACACCTTTGACTGAAAAGCTACTGGATGATCCCCAGTATTTGCAGGAAATTGTAAGCCGCACACCACTACAGCGAGTGGGAGAACTGGAAGAAGTGGTAGGGCCGGTTGTATTCCTGGCATCAGATGCAGCGGGATACATAACGGGTCAGACGTTATTGGTTGACGGTGGAATGTCCATTTATGGCTTCTAAATAAATGAAGTTGGTTGTAGTTTAGAAAAGTGGGTGGCATAACCAACTTGATGGGTAATAACATAAGGGAAGTTGAAGTTAATCTGTATTTCTATTTATCTGTACCCAATTCACTGAACTTGGAGGAAGATAACCATGGAAACGCGCAAGTATGGTAATACTGGCATGAACGTAAGTACACTTGGATTTGGCGGAGCGGAAATAGGCAAAAATGTATCCAGAACGGATGTAGCGACATTGCTGAATAGTGCTCTAGATGCAGGATTAAACGTAATTGACACGGCTGAATGTTACGGGGACAGCGAGGAATTAATCGGTGAGGTGCTGTCACATCGGCGTGATGACTACTATTTGTTCACCAAATGTGGACATGCTGCCGGGATCGAAGGTCCGGATTGGGATGCCAAAGTACTGGAGCAAACGATTGACCGTAGTCTGAAACGTTTGAAAACGGACTATGTGGATGTTATTCATTTGCATAGCTGCTCTGAAGAAGTGCTCCGACAAGGAGCAGTAATCGAAGTACTGCAACGTGCCAAGGAAGCAGGAAAAACCAGATTTATCGGATATAGTGGGGATACAACAGATGCGCTATATGCGATTCAGACCGGAGTATTTGACAGCCTTGAGACTTCATTAAATATCGCAGATCAGGAAGCAATTGATCTTACGTTGCCTGAGGCAAGAAAAAGAAACATGGGGGTAATCGCCAAAAGACCTATTGCCAATGCGGCCTGGACATATGAAACACTTTCGGAAGAGGCTTATCCATTTATATACTGGAAGCGCTTAAGCGAACTTAACTATGGTTTTCTGGGTGAAGATGCCCAGGCAGCGGTAGAAACTGCACTGCGTTTTACGCTAAGTACCGAAGGTGTAGACACAGCTATTGTAGGAACAGCCAAGCCCAATCGCTGGCAGCAAAATGCTGATCTTGTGGCTAAAGGGCCACTTCCGCAGGAACTGTATGATGAGATTAGAGCACGATGGAAAGAAATCGCCGGAGCAGATTGGACTGGCCGGACCTGATTCTTTGCATTTGCCAAATGGATTTTAATTTTGGGGAAGCTGCCTATAGGCAGCTTCCTTTTTTGTCATAAACCTTATATTTTCATCATATGAAAAATTCACAACAACTAAATATTCTAACTATTTCGAAATGCCCAAATTATCTTATACATACTACTTTTTTTGAGATAACGATAAACGACAACTGTGTTGGTATGAAAAGCTAATTCGTC
The nucleotide sequence above comes from Paenibacillus sp. W2I17. Encoded proteins:
- a CDS encoding SDR family NAD(P)-dependent oxidoreductase; protein product: MNVPKFHLDGQTALVTGAGRGIGKAIAIGLAQSGSDVVLVSRTMKEIEETAAYIYEQTGRKALALTADVTSKEQMEETFQEAISEMGSLDILVNNAGMNIRTPALEVTDEQWETIMQTNLKSAFFASQLAGQHMKERGTGKIINISSVGGHTALRTGVVYGATKAALIHMTKVLALEWGKYGIRVNSVGPWYFRTPLTEKLLDDPQYLQEIVSRTPLQRVGELEEVVGPVVFLASDAAGYITGQTLLVDGGMSIYGF
- a CDS encoding aldo/keto reductase yields the protein METRKYGNTGMNVSTLGFGGAEIGKNVSRTDVATLLNSALDAGLNVIDTAECYGDSEELIGEVLSHRRDDYYLFTKCGHAAGIEGPDWDAKVLEQTIDRSLKRLKTDYVDVIHLHSCSEEVLRQGAVIEVLQRAKEAGKTRFIGYSGDTTDALYAIQTGVFDSLETSLNIADQEAIDLTLPEARKRNMGVIAKRPIANAAWTYETLSEEAYPFIYWKRLSELNYGFLGEDAQAAVETALRFTLSTEGVDTAIVGTAKPNRWQQNADLVAKGPLPQELYDEIRARWKEIAGADWTGRT